The Wansuia hejianensis genomic interval TATGATCTCCTGGCCATTCCCGTCCTGGATACAGATGGAATGATGGTGGGCATCGTCACCTTTGACGACGCCATGGATGTTCTGGAGGAAGAAACCACAGAAGATATGGCTTTAATGAGCGCCATCACCCCCAACGAGAAATCATATTTTGCGACCTCTGTACTGGATCACGCCAAGCACCGTATCGTATGGCTTCTGGTACTGATGCTCTCCGCCACCTTCACCGGAATGATTATTACGCACTATGAAGACGCTTTCCAAGTGATGCCTCTCCTGGTTGCATTCATCCCCATGCTGATGGACACAGGAGGAAACTGCGGCTCCCAGAGTTCAACTCTGATCATCCGCGGCCTGGCTTTGGATGAGATCCACTTCTCAGACATATTCCGCGTGATGTTCAAGGAATTCCGCATCTCTCTGGTTGTCGGAATCGGGCTGGCCATAGCGAACGGAATCCGCCTGCTTATCATGTACCAGAACCCGGCCATCGCTTTTGTAGTAGGCTGTTCCCTGATCGGGACGATTATACTGTCCAAGCTGATCGGCTGCACGCTCCCGATCCTCGCCCAGAAGGTGAAGCTGGACCCGGCCATCATGGCCGCACCGCTGATTACCACCATCGTAGACGCCTGCTCGGTAATCATCTATTTCAAAATCGCCACAATGGTATTCCATCTGGCGGTTTGATTCCTGGCAATCAGGAAATGTACCCACAGGGCACCCGTCACTCATGCCCGGATGGTCAGGGGAACAGCTCATGCTGTTCCGCAAGGTACAGAAATGCGAATACCCGGACGGTACGGCAGCTGCCGTACCGTCCGGGTATTTCTCTGTTATTCTTAGACCTCTCACCGCGCTCCCGAGCACAAGTCATAGCTTTCCGCAATCATCCGGCGTATCTCCTGCACCGGCACAGTACCGTCTAATATAATAGAATTCCAGTGTTCTTTATTCATGTGATAGGCAGGCAGCACAGCTTCATAAGCATCACGCCAGAAATCCCTCCACTGGCGGTCGCATTTTACATTCACCCAGATATTGCCTTCTCTTTCATAGATCCATGCAAAGATTTTCCGGTTTGTCCGCAGACGCATACAGGTCCAGCCTTCATCCCGAAACGGATAATCCTCATAAACATTCGGAAAGGACAGACAATATTGTATAGCCTCTTCTCTCGTCCTCATGCTTATAGCTTTCCTTTCAGTCTCTGAATCAGGTCAATGTCCGCAGGCAGCCAGTTTACGCTGTCCAATTCCTCTTTCGTTAACCACCTGGCGGCTTCTGCTTCCTTCAGGACCAGCTTCCCTGTTTTCACGACAGCCCAGAAGCAGTCCATGGATAGATGGAAATT includes:
- a CDS encoding MmcQ/YjbR family DNA-binding protein, whose translation is MRTREEAIQYCLSFPNVYEDYPFRDEGWTCMRLRTNRKIFAWIYEREGNIWVNVKCDRQWRDFWRDAYEAVLPAYHMNKEHWNSIILDGTVPVQEIRRMIAESYDLCSGAR
- the mgtE gene encoding magnesium transporter, with the protein product MNKEIFMNLLQAREYKAVRSILNVMNAVDIAALMEELEDKDLALAFRLIPKDKAAEVFANMNSPMQSYLVEIFTEKELKEMLDEMFLDDTVDLLEDLPANLVTRILESVSAEKRRQINILLNYPEDSAGSVMTTEYVDLRKTTTVAEALRHIKHTGIHKETIYTCYVLENRRLIGIVTAKDLLTMDDTMTMEELMETEIISVTTHTDQEEVAKLFSKYDLLAIPVLDTDGMMVGIVTFDDAMDVLEEETTEDMALMSAITPNEKSYFATSVLDHAKHRIVWLLVLMLSATFTGMIITHYEDAFQVMPLLVAFIPMLMDTGGNCGSQSSTLIIRGLALDEIHFSDIFRVMFKEFRISLVVGIGLAIANGIRLLIMYQNPAIAFVVGCSLIGTIILSKLIGCTLPILAQKVKLDPAIMAAPLITTIVDACSVIIYFKIATMVFHLAV